In Serratia liquefaciens ATCC 27592, the genomic stretch TGTTCAAGTTGGCTGAGTGTCTGAGTCATTGCTACAAATTCCTGAATTCTGGCGTGGTACGGGATATAGCCTGAACTAAAACGCCCCGGCAGAAAGACCTGGGGCGTTGCATGGATTACTCGTCGATAGAAGCCTGATAAGCACCGGCGTCCAGCAGGTTCGCCAGCTCGCTCTCGTCTGATGCTTTAATCTGGAACAGGAAACCTTCACCGTAAGGCTCGCTGTTCACCAGCTCCGGAGAACCTTCCAGTTCAGCGTTTACCGCTACGATTTCGCCGCTGATTGGCGCGTAAATGTCCGATGCCGCCTTAACGGATTCCGCCACGGCGCAATCTTCGCCTGCGGCAACGACGCGGCCCACTTCTGGCAAATCAACAAACACCATATCGCCCAGCAGTTCCTGCGCGTGTTCGGTGATACCTACGGTGTAAACGCCGTTACCTTCTGAACGAACCCACTCGTGGGAGGATGCGTATTTCAATTCTGTTGGCACATTGCTCATCGCCAGCTACTCCTTCGAAGAAATAAAGAATCAATAAACAAAAATTAATTAATCAGTGACTTACCGGCACGCACAAAGCCAGGTTTGGTGACCCTGACCGGCATTTCACGGTTGCGGATCTGTACGATAGCCTGTTCGCCGATACCGGCAGGGACGCGGGCCAGGGCGATGCTGAAGCCCAGGGTCGGTGAAAATGAACCGCTGGTGATCACCCCTTCATGCGTCTGGCCTGCCGCATCGGTGAAACGCACCGGCAGCTCATTACGTAATACGCCTTTTTCCGTCATGATCAAGCCGACCAGTTGTTCGGTGCCCTGCTCACGCTGTTTTTCCAGCGCGTCACGACCGATGAACTGACGATCTTCCGGCTGCCAGGCGATGGTCCAGCCCATGTTGGCGGCCAACGGCGAAATACTTTCATCCATCTCCTGGCCATACAGGTTCATGCCAGCTTCCAGACGCAGCGTGTCACGCGCGCCCAGCCCGGCTGGCTTAACGCCTGCCGTCAGCAGTTGCTGCCAGAAATCCGCCGCCTGCTCTTTCGGCAGGGCGATTTCATAACCCGCTTCGCCGGTATAACCGGTGGTGGCGATAAACAGATCCCCTGCCTGCACGCCGAAGAAAGGCTTCATGCCTTCAACCGCGTTTTTTTGTTCCGGGGTGAATAAGGTAGCCGCGCGTTCTTTGGCCTGCGGGCCCTGCACTGCAATCAGCGCCAGATCGTCACGCACCGTCAGCGTTACGCCATACGGCGCTGCGTGCTCTTCGATCCAGGCCAGGTCCTTGTCGCGTGTGGCGGAGTTCACCACCAGGCGGAAATAGTCTTCAGTAAAGAAGTAAACGATCAGGTCGTCGATTACGCCGCCGGACGCGTTCAGCATGCCGGTGTACAGCGCTTTGCCAGGCTGGGTGAGCTTGGCGACATCGTTCGCCAGCAGGTAACGCAGGAATTCACGGGTACGGGCACCGCGCAAATCAACAATGGTCATATGGGAGACGTCGAACATACCGGCATCCTGACGCACGGCGTGGTGCTCATCGATCTGGGAGCCATAATGCAGCGGCATCATCCAGCCATGAAAATCTACCATGCGCGCACCGCACGCCACGTGCTGGTCGTACAGTGGGGTTTGCTTTGCCATCTTTTCCCTCATTCCACTCAGAAGCTGAAGATAGGGTGCTGCTACGCAATACGTCAGATTATGGCTCGTGGCCGGATTGCGTGGCGCACTGACTGCCCAACAGAAACGCTGCGTCGAAATTGACAAAAACTGCGGCAAATCGCCGCGACGCAAACGATACCTTTGCCCTGACGTTATCACCGAACGACCACATTAACCATAAGTTAAAATAGGCTGGACGGCGTTCTGCGCCAGTAAAAAGCTGGGCTAGTGTGCAGAGTTTTAAACTGGAAAACTGCGCTTTAAGGCACAAAACCAACAATTAGAGCACCAAAAATCCGAAGTTATATAACAAACCCACGGCCAGAGACGGAATTTCGACTTTTGATAACCGGTTATGGAATTAGAAAAAGTAATGGTAAAAACAGCCTGAAATTAGATTATTTCAAATGAAGGGTTATATAAGGAAAAGCTATGGGCATAAGGCGCAGATCTGCGCCTTTGGAGAGCGATAACGCTACGGGGAAACAAGACAGAAAGACCGGCAAACCGGTCTCTCTCAGGCGGTGATCAGGCCAGCCAATCCGGCAGATCGTTCAGGCCCATAGCCTGGCGCACCAGCTTCGGCTTCACGCCCGGCAGGCTGTCAGCCAGCCGCAGCCCGACATCGCGCAGCAACTTCTTCGCCGGGTGATTGCCGTCAAACAGTTCGCGGAACCCTTGCATGCTGGCCAGCATGACCGCTGCACCGTGTTTGCGACGACGCTCATAGCGGCGCAGATACAGGTGTTGACCGATGTCCTTGCCCTGACGTTGCAGGCGGCGCAATTCGGCGATCAGCTCGGCGGCGTCCATAAAGCCCAGGTTGACCCCCTGGCCAGCCAACGGATGTACGGTATGGGCAGCATCGCCCACTAATGCCAGACGGTGTGCAGCAAAGCTACGCGCATAGCGCCCGGTCAACGGGAAGGTCTGGCGTTCGCTTTCCAACTGGCAGGCGCCAAGGCGCAGATCGAAGGCCATCGCCAACTCACGGTTAAACTGCTCGGGCTCCAGTTGCCTGAGGCGTTCGGCCTCTTCAGGAGCAACCGACCAGACGATGGAGCTTAAATGCGGATCGCTGAACGGCAGAAATGCCAGAATGCCGTCGCCGTGGAATACCTGACGCGCCGTCGCCAAATGCCGCTCTTCGGTGCGAATGGTGGCCACCAACGCATGATGGCGGTAGTCCCAGAAGGTCAACGGGATATCGGCATGCTGACGCAGCCAGGAGTGAGCGCCGTCGGCGCCGATCACCAGCCGGGCGGTCAGCATGCGGCCGTCCTCAAGGGTGATAAACGCGTCGTTTTCGCCCCAGGCTACCTGTTTGAGCGCCGCCGGGGTAATCAGCGTGACATCGCTCAGGCTTGCCGCCCGTTTCCACAACGCCTGCTGGATCACCGAGTTTTCAATGATGTGGCCGAGGTGGCTGAAGCCGCATTCGTCACCGCGGAAGGCAATCTTGCCGAAGCTGTCGCGATCCCACACTTCCATCGCGTTATAGGCACTGGCGCGCAGATTGAGGATCTCGTCCCAGACGCCAATATGCTGCAGCAGGCGCTCGCTGGCGGCGTTGATGGCGGATACGCGCAGTGCCGGCTGTGGCGACGGCGGTGTCATATCCGGTTGCTGATGCTCCAGCACCGCAACGCGCAGGCTGCTGCCCTGCAATCCGCAAGCCAGTGCCAGCCCCACCATACCGCCACCGGCGATAACCACGTCAAATGATTGCATGCTGCTCAATTTCCTTAAATGACGCGCTGCGCAGTGATTGCCCAGCGCTTTTGGGCGCAACACGCTGCGCCGCTACTGATTATTGCCTAGCGATCTACCCATCCCAAAGTCCGCTTGGCAAAGGCATCACGCACCGCCGGCAATTGGGCCATCGCCATCAGACCGAGATTACGTCCGACCACCAAAGGACCGTAACGGTTGGCGAACAGCCGGATCAAACCGTCGGTGACGCCAATCGTCGCTTGCTGATCCTGCTGGCGGCGTTGTTGATAACGGCTTAACAACGCATAGCCACCGGGATCTTCTCCGTCCTGCTGTGCCTGGGCCAGCGTTTCCGCCAGCGACATCACGTCGCGCAGGCCAAGGTTGAACCCCTGACCGGCGATCGGATGCAACGTCTGGGCGGCATTGCCCACCAGAGCCAGCCGATGGCTGACGTGCTGATTAGCGGTCAATAGGCTGAGCGGATAGCTGTGGCGCTTACCGGCACGCAGGATCCGCCCCAATCGCCAGCCGAACGCCTGCTGCAATTCACTGATAAAGCGTGCATCGTCCCACGCATCAACCTGTTCACGATCTTCGCGTGCATGGCACCACACCAATGAGCTACGCCCCTGGGACATTGGCAACAGCGCCAAAGGCCCGTAGCGGGTGAAACGCTCAAAGGCACGCCCTTGCGGATGCACTGCCGTGGTTACGTTGGCGATGGTGGCAAACTGCGGATAGTCACTTTGCTGCCATTGCAGATTACAGGCCTGTGCCAGCGCCGAGCGCGAGCCGTCCGCTGCCACCAGCAATTTTCCACTGATACGCCGACCATTATCCAGCAATACCTCGGCCTGCTCCGCCGTGCGCACCACATCGACCACTCTGGCCGGACAATGCAGCGTGACGCCGGGTGCCTTGGCCAGCAACGCAAACAACCGTTGCCCGGCGTCGTGCAGTTCAATCACCTGCCCTAGCGCGTCAACCTGATAATCTTGCGCGTACAGATTAACGAACCCGGCGTGACCGCGATCGCTGACGTGTACCTCGGTGATGGCAGTCGCACAATCGCGCAATGCCGGCCAAACGCCGATACGCGTCAACTGTTGGCAGGTGCCCTGCGCCAAGGCAATGGCGCGGGCGTCAAACCCCGGATGGCTACGATCGTCCGGTCGGGTGGCTTCGACCAGATCAACCGCCATTCTTCCCTGAGTGAGTGATGAAATGGCCAGCGCCAAGGTCGCGCCCGCCATGCCGCCGCCAACAATAATTACGCTCATGCCGTTACCTTGCCGCCGCCATCAGTGCTTCGATGGCGTCAGCGTCTTTCACTACGCTGGCGGTCAGGTTTTCATTACCGTTGGCAGTGATCACAATGTCATCTTCAATGCGAATGCCCATGCCGCGGTACTCTTCCGGCACGTCGGCATCCGGCGCGATGTACAGCCCTGGCTCGACGGTAAACACCATGCCCGGCTCCAGCGTGCGGTCGCGGTTTGGCGTGCCGTAATGCCCGACGTCGTGCACATCCAGCCCCAGCCAGTGGCCAAGTCCATGCATGTAGAACTGACGATGGGCCTGTTCGGCAATCAGCTGCTCCACTTCGCCCTTCAGGATCCCCAGCTCCACCAGCCCGGTGATCATGATGCGTACCACCTCATCATTGACCTCACGGATACTGGTACCCGGTTTGAACAGCTCTAGGGCACGCGTCAGCGATGCCAGCACGATGTCATACACCGCGCGCTGCGGCCGGCTGAACTTGCCGTTGACCGGGAAGGTACGAGTGATGTCGCCCGCGTAGCCTTTATACTCACAGCCGGCGTCGACCAGCACCAGATCGCCATCGCGCAATTCACTTTCATTTTCGGTGTAGTGCAAAATGCAGGCGTTGTCACCGCCGCCGACAATGGTGTTGTAAGACGGATAACGAGCGCCAAAGCGGGTAAATTCGTGATGAATTTCCGCTTCAAGCTGGTATTCGAACATGCCGGGACGGCATTTCTGCATCGCGCGGGTATGGGCCAGCGCGCTGATTTCACCGGCGCGGCGCATGATCGCCAGCTCTTCAGACGATTTGAACAGGCGCATTTCATGCACCCACGGACGCCAGTCGGTCACGGTCGCCGGTGCCTGAAGATTCTGGCGGAAACCCTTACGCAGCTTGTCCAGCGCATCGAACAGGATTTTATCGGCGTAGTCGTATTGGCCCTGCCCGTGGTAAACCACGTCCAGGCCATTGAGCAGCAGGGGTAATTGATCGTTGATTTCATCGAACGGCAGCGCGCGGTCCACACCCAGTTTCGCCGGAGCCGCTTCTTGCCCCAGACGACGGCCAAACCAGATTTCCGCCGTCAGGTCGCGCACCCGGTTGAACAGCACGCTGTGGTTGTGCGTCTCGTCGCTCTTGACCAGAATCAACACCGAACCCGGTTCGTTGAAGCCGGTCAGATACCAGAAATCGCTGTTCTGACGGTAGGGATATTCGGTATCTGCACTGCGCGTCACTTCCGGCGCAGAGAAAATAATTGCCGCGCTGGCCGGAGCCATTTTAGCCAACAGCGCCTGACGGCGGCCGTTGAATTCCTGCTGAGTCATCACCTTCTCCTGAAATCAATCTGCCTGTGCTCACGGCCGCTAAGGACGTGAAATCGGGTGTTTAGTGCAAGGTCGGTTTGGCATTTTCCGGCGCCGTCGGCTTATGGCGGGTAAATTCGGTGTGGCACAAAATGGCCGCCACACGCACGTACTCCACCACTTCCTCCAGAGAGTGCTCAAGCTCTTCCTGGTCTTCGTCTTCGTCATAACCGAGCTGAGCGATATTGCGCAGATCGTCGATCGCCTCGCCCACTTCGTCTTTCACCTGCGCCAGCTTGGGTTGCATCATGCCCAGCCCCAGCAGGAAATGATTCACCCAACCGGCCAGCGCATCGGCGCGGTCAAACACGCTGACGGTTTCGCCTTCCGGCATCATCAATTGGAACATGAAGTCGTCATCTTCCAGCGTTTCACGCGTGATTTCATGAAGTTGCTGTAACGGCAGGCTCAGCGCCTGCGGGAAGGCCACGCCTTCATTGGTCAGATCGTAGACCAGCGATTGCCAGCCGGCGTCGCGGCTGCCACCGCACAGCAGGCCGCTGATCAGGCCGTGCATTTCTGCTGCGGTTAACGCCACCGCTTGCTGGTTGAGAGCAACGGTCAAAGATTGGTAACTTGGAAATGTATTCTGTATAGACATGCGCATTCGTCATCGTTGGCAGGATAAGTTCGTGTTATGCTACCACCAAGGTCCGTCGCTGTACCAGATAAGCGCGACACCTCAGTGGCTAGTTATAATCGTGATGTGTCAGAACTCACACGCTGCCGGCAGGGGACGAAATGACGCTAAATACGCATTTTGAAACCCTTTTTTGACTGGTAATGTCTGACGCAGTAGATTACAACCAGGTACTGAAAAAGGGGTTGTATCTTGGTACCGAGGTATATATAGTGGCGCCCGCTTTGGTAGGCCCGGTCAGGGCAAGCTGGGGCTGGCGCGAAATTTAGGCAGGAAGGTGGCATGTCTGCACAACCGGTAGATATTCAAATTTTTGGTCGCTCTTTAAGAGTCAATTGCCCGCCAGAACAACAAGATGCGTTGAACATGGCCGCGGTCGATCTTAACGAACGGTTGCAAGATCTTAAAGTTCGCACTAGAGTCACAAATACTGAGCAGCTCGTTTTCATCGCAGCATTGAACGTTTGTCATGAACTTGCTCAAGAACGGTTGAAAACCCGTGATTATGCGTCCAATATGGAACAACGCATTCGCATGCTGCAACAGACCATTGAACAGGCTTTGCTTGAACAGGGTCGCATCTCTGAACGTCAGGATGCACAATTCGAAT encodes the following:
- the gcvH gene encoding glycine cleavage system protein GcvH, which codes for MSNVPTELKYASSHEWVRSEGNGVYTVGITEHAQELLGDMVFVDLPEVGRVVAAGEDCAVAESVKAASDIYAPISGEIVAVNAELEGSPELVNSEPYGEGFLFQIKASDESELANLLDAGAYQASIDE
- the gcvT gene encoding glycine cleavage system aminomethyltransferase GcvT, translating into MAKQTPLYDQHVACGARMVDFHGWMMPLHYGSQIDEHHAVRQDAGMFDVSHMTIVDLRGARTREFLRYLLANDVAKLTQPGKALYTGMLNASGGVIDDLIVYFFTEDYFRLVVNSATRDKDLAWIEEHAAPYGVTLTVRDDLALIAVQGPQAKERAATLFTPEQKNAVEGMKPFFGVQAGDLFIATTGYTGEAGYEIALPKEQAADFWQQLLTAGVKPAGLGARDTLRLEAGMNLYGQEMDESISPLAANMGWTIAWQPEDRQFIGRDALEKQREQGTEQLVGLIMTEKGVLRNELPVRFTDAAGQTHEGVITSGSFSPTLGFSIALARVPAGIGEQAIVQIRNREMPVRVTKPGFVRAGKSLIN
- the ubiI gene encoding FAD-dependent 2-octaprenylphenol hydroxylase; translation: MQSFDVVIAGGGMVGLALACGLQGSSLRVAVLEHQQPDMTPPSPQPALRVSAINAASERLLQHIGVWDEILNLRASAYNAMEVWDRDSFGKIAFRGDECGFSHLGHIIENSVIQQALWKRAASLSDVTLITPAALKQVAWGENDAFITLEDGRMLTARLVIGADGAHSWLRQHADIPLTFWDYRHHALVATIRTEERHLATARQVFHGDGILAFLPFSDPHLSSIVWSVAPEEAERLRQLEPEQFNRELAMAFDLRLGACQLESERQTFPLTGRYARSFAAHRLALVGDAAHTVHPLAGQGVNLGFMDAAELIAELRRLQRQGKDIGQHLYLRRYERRRKHGAAVMLASMQGFRELFDGNHPAKKLLRDVGLRLADSLPGVKPKLVRQAMGLNDLPDWLA
- the ubiH gene encoding 2-octaprenyl-6-methoxyphenyl hydroxylase; the protein is MSVIIVGGGMAGATLALAISSLTQGRMAVDLVEATRPDDRSHPGFDARAIALAQGTCQQLTRIGVWPALRDCATAITEVHVSDRGHAGFVNLYAQDYQVDALGQVIELHDAGQRLFALLAKAPGVTLHCPARVVDVVRTAEQAEVLLDNGRRISGKLLVAADGSRSALAQACNLQWQQSDYPQFATIANVTTAVHPQGRAFERFTRYGPLALLPMSQGRSSLVWCHAREDREQVDAWDDARFISELQQAFGWRLGRILRAGKRHSYPLSLLTANQHVSHRLALVGNAAQTLHPIAGQGFNLGLRDVMSLAETLAQAQQDGEDPGGYALLSRYQQRRQQDQQATIGVTDGLIRLFANRYGPLVVGRNLGLMAMAQLPAVRDAFAKRTLGWVDR
- the pepP gene encoding Xaa-Pro aminopeptidase, whose product is MTQQEFNGRRQALLAKMAPASAAIIFSAPEVTRSADTEYPYRQNSDFWYLTGFNEPGSVLILVKSDETHNHSVLFNRVRDLTAEIWFGRRLGQEAAPAKLGVDRALPFDEINDQLPLLLNGLDVVYHGQGQYDYADKILFDALDKLRKGFRQNLQAPATVTDWRPWVHEMRLFKSSEELAIMRRAGEISALAHTRAMQKCRPGMFEYQLEAEIHHEFTRFGARYPSYNTIVGGGDNACILHYTENESELRDGDLVLVDAGCEYKGYAGDITRTFPVNGKFSRPQRAVYDIVLASLTRALELFKPGTSIREVNDEVVRIMITGLVELGILKGEVEQLIAEQAHRQFYMHGLGHWLGLDVHDVGHYGTPNRDRTLEPGMVFTVEPGLYIAPDADVPEEYRGMGIRIEDDIVITANGNENLTASVVKDADAIEALMAAAR
- a CDS encoding YecA/YgfB family protein, with product MSIQNTFPSYQSLTVALNQQAVALTAAEMHGLISGLLCGGSRDAGWQSLVYDLTNEGVAFPQALSLPLQQLHEITRETLEDDDFMFQLMMPEGETVSVFDRADALAGWVNHFLLGLGMMQPKLAQVKDEVGEAIDDLRNIAQLGYDEDEDQEELEHSLEEVVEYVRVAAILCHTEFTRHKPTAPENAKPTLH
- the zapA gene encoding cell division protein ZapA, with translation MSAQPVDIQIFGRSLRVNCPPEQQDALNMAAVDLNERLQDLKVRTRVTNTEQLVFIAALNVCHELAQERLKTRDYASNMEQRIRMLQQTIEQALLEQGRISERQDAQFE